Proteins encoded by one window of Salmonirosea aquatica:
- a CDS encoding NAD(P)H-hydrate dehydratase, protein MKILSASQVRELDAYTIQNEPVSSLDLMERAARAFVCWLCARYDNRKRIVIFCGKGNNGGDGLAIGRLLSGKGYPVSVHVVHYTQKATDDFQANLDQLGDFLAIHDIRHVEDIPNLPAGDLLIDALLGSGLSRPASGLLEKVIGALNDSPAEVISVDIASGLYMDKVNDTTDAVVKPNHTVSFQLPKLAFMMPHNGPFVGNWHVVDIGLSQTRIDQTETPYYFTDAPAARHLIRAREKFSHKGTFGHALLLAGSYGKMGAAQLSGGACLRAGVGLLTVHVARCGYTIMQIALPEAMVSVDIHEQLITTLPELAPYTAIGVGPGLGKEPQTLKALDELIEQAKVPMVWDADALNLLSENPDLLKRLPAGTLITPHPKEFERLAGKSNDDYERLELARRFAQEHSLVVCLKGAHTAVIFPNGSVHFNATGNAGMATGGSGDVLTGILTSLLAQKYPPEDAARLGVYQHGVAGDRASRARSKVSMIASDIVENLGW, encoded by the coding sequence ATGAAAATTCTATCCGCATCCCAGGTCCGCGAACTCGACGCCTATACCATTCAAAATGAGCCTGTTTCTTCCCTCGATCTGATGGAAAGGGCGGCGCGGGCCTTCGTGTGCTGGCTATGCGCACGCTATGACAACCGGAAGAGAATTGTAATTTTCTGTGGTAAGGGCAATAATGGCGGTGACGGATTGGCCATTGGGCGTCTTTTGTCGGGAAAAGGGTACCCGGTAAGTGTACACGTAGTGCACTATACCCAAAAAGCTACGGATGATTTTCAAGCCAACCTGGATCAACTGGGTGATTTCCTGGCTATCCATGACATCCGCCACGTCGAAGACATTCCCAACTTACCTGCCGGTGACCTGCTGATCGATGCCCTACTTGGTTCCGGACTCTCGCGCCCCGCATCGGGACTGTTGGAAAAAGTGATCGGTGCCCTAAATGATAGCCCGGCCGAAGTGATCTCGGTGGATATTGCGAGTGGCTTATACATGGATAAAGTCAACGACACCACCGATGCCGTTGTCAAACCCAACCATACGGTGAGCTTCCAATTGCCCAAACTGGCCTTCATGATGCCTCATAATGGTCCTTTCGTTGGCAACTGGCACGTGGTGGATATTGGCTTGTCACAAACCCGCATCGACCAAACTGAAACACCTTACTATTTTACGGATGCTCCTGCCGCCAGGCACCTGATTCGTGCGCGGGAAAAATTTTCTCACAAAGGTACCTTCGGGCATGCCCTGCTTCTGGCGGGTAGCTATGGCAAAATGGGAGCGGCCCAGCTATCGGGCGGCGCGTGCCTGCGAGCGGGGGTAGGTTTGCTCACGGTGCATGTAGCCCGCTGCGGGTATACGATCATGCAAATTGCCCTACCCGAAGCGATGGTGTCTGTAGACATACACGAACAATTGATTACCACACTGCCCGAGCTTGCCCCTTATACGGCTATTGGGGTAGGTCCCGGCCTGGGCAAGGAACCTCAAACTCTGAAGGCCCTGGATGAGCTGATTGAACAGGCAAAGGTACCCATGGTTTGGGATGCCGATGCTCTTAATCTTCTTTCGGAAAATCCTGACCTACTCAAAAGACTTCCTGCAGGTACCCTCATCACTCCCCACCCCAAAGAGTTCGAACGACTGGCCGGAAAGAGCAATGATGACTATGAGCGGCTGGAATTGGCTCGTCGTTTTGCACAGGAGCATTCGCTGGTGGTATGTCTCAAAGGAGCGCACACGGCCGTTATTTTTCCTAATGGCAGCGTTCACTTCAACGCAACGGGCAACGCGGGCATGGCCACGGGTGGCAGTGGTGACGTATTGACGGGGATTTTGACTTCCCTTTTAGCCCAAAAATATCCGCCTGAGGATGCTGCCCGGCTTGGGGTATATCAGCACGGCGTAGCGGGCGACCGGGCATCGCGGGCACGGTCCAAGGTATCCATGATTGCTTCCGATATTGTGGAAAACCTGGGTTGGTGA